In Urechidicola croceus, a single window of DNA contains:
- a CDS encoding carbohydrate-binding domain-containing protein: MNTQTNYFKGLLRCGLAMTISVSMLLTSCTKEEVETSFTENSVTAEKAVTPNLLTSRSAGIGSGVNLQPSYYNSGDVSIGWNLMKQYPDIETLRIEIEPDRVSQGARWISEAHENGYSVVATYHESDQLGEDNASYLDAAANWWVQNYSTLSASGPITVNLMNEWGSHDLSVSAFASAYNSAISKVRQVYNGIIIIDIPGYGQETHTAADAVSSINDSNIAFSAHIYPSAYNVAAGHWLNNSDLDYLATSGVPCIIGEFGSGNEGDADWSGLVDHAKSKGWSILGWAWNGDGGEMNMASPRWVDNPSATSFSAGSYMSTIINKLSGTGGGNTGGNTGGNTGGNTGGDTGSGNITVRAKGVVGDEQMEIRVNGNVVATHTVSSSYQNYSVSGSGTVQVALTNDQGDRDLQVDYVIIDGTTLQAEDQATNTGVWQDGDCGGSYSEWLHCGGYIEFSNGSTGGNTGGDTGGSTGGDTTGNGCGTADNGYSYCCDASSDPDGDGWGWENGESCVVNTSGNSGGSTGGDTGGSTGGDTGGSTGGDTSGSSSDCSGIQTWSASTVYSVEGTQVSYNGNIYENKWYTSNQNPESNSGQWQVWALIGSCN, translated from the coding sequence ATGAACACCCAAACAAATTATTTTAAGGGACTTCTAAGATGCGGTTTAGCAATGACCATATCTGTATCAATGCTACTAACTAGCTGTACTAAAGAAGAAGTCGAAACGAGTTTTACCGAAAATTCAGTAACTGCCGAAAAAGCAGTCACTCCAAACCTATTAACCTCCAGAAGTGCTGGAATTGGAAGTGGAGTAAATTTACAACCATCTTATTACAATAGTGGAGATGTAAGCATTGGATGGAATCTAATGAAACAATACCCAGACATAGAAACATTAAGGATTGAAATTGAGCCAGATAGAGTTTCTCAAGGTGCACGTTGGATTAGCGAAGCACATGAAAACGGATACTCAGTAGTAGCAACATACCATGAATCTGATCAATTAGGAGAAGATAATGCTAGTTATTTAGATGCTGCTGCAAATTGGTGGGTACAAAACTACTCAACACTTTCTGCTAGTGGACCAATAACAGTAAATTTAATGAATGAATGGGGAAGTCACGACCTTAGCGTAAGCGCATTTGCTTCTGCTTACAATAGTGCAATTTCTAAAGTACGTCAAGTTTACAACGGAATCATTATTATAGATATTCCAGGATATGGACAAGAAACTCACACTGCAGCAGACGCAGTAAGCAGTATTAATGATAGTAATATTGCATTTTCTGCTCACATTTACCCTAGCGCATATAATGTTGCTGCTGGACATTGGCTAAACAATTCTGATTTAGATTATTTAGCAACTTCTGGCGTACCATGTATTATCGGAGAATTTGGTAGCGGAAACGAAGGTGATGCTGACTGGTCTGGTTTAGTTGATCATGCAAAATCTAAAGGATGGTCAATTCTTGGATGGGCATGGAATGGAGACGGTGGAGAAATGAATATGGCTTCTCCTAGATGGGTAGACAACCCATCAGCAACTTCTTTTTCTGCTGGATCTTACATGAGTACAATAATAAATAAACTTTCTGGTACTGGCGGTGGAAATACCGGAGGAAATACTGGTGGAAATACTGGTGGCAACACTGGAGGAGATACCGGAAGTGGAAACATTACCGTAAGAGCCAAAGGCGTTGTTGGTGATGAGCAAATGGAAATAAGAGTAAATGGTAATGTAGTAGCAACTCATACAGTATCTTCTAGTTACCAAAACTATTCAGTAAGTGGATCAGGCACAGTTCAAGTTGCATTAACAAACGATCAAGGTGATAGAGATTTACAAGTAGATTATGTGATTATTGACGGTACAACACTTCAAGCCGAAGATCAAGCAACAAATACAGGAGTTTGGCAAGATGGTGATTGCGGAGGCTCTTACAGTGAGTGGCTACATTGTGGTGGATATATAGAATTTTCAAATGGAAGTACTGGTGGAAATACCGGAGGAGACACAGGAGGAAGTACTGGAGGAGACACAACAGGAAATGGCTGTGGAACAGCGGATAATGGCTATTCTTATTGTTGCGATGCTTCATCTGACCCTGACGGTGATGGCTGGGGATGGGAAAATGGAGAAAGTTGTGTTGTAAACACATCTGGAAACTCAGGAGGATCAACTGGTGGTGATACTGGAGGATCAACTGGTGGTGATACTGGAGGATCAACTGGTGGTGACACAAGCGGAAGCTCAAGTGACTGTTCAGGTATTCAAACATGGTCTGCTTCTACCGTTTATTCAGTTGAAGGAACTCAAGTTTCATACAACGGAAATATTTATGAAAATAAATGGTACACAAGTAACCAAAATCCAGAATCAAATTCAGGACAATGGCAAGTATGGGCTTTAATTGGCTCATGTAACTAA
- a CDS encoding glycoside hydrolase family 32 protein — MKNLFIYFLFFLFLIFGGCKKSKNIKELSINGKSILNEESLYRPDFHFTPKANWMNDPNGLFYYRGIYHMYFQYYPEGNVWGPMHWGHAISKDLVNWEEKEIALYPDSLGYIFSGSAVVDIHNTSGFGTLENPPIVAMYTYHDMPAEKAGKVDYQTQAIAYSLDDGYTWTKYEGNPVIKNPGINNFRDPKVSWDSINNSWLMTLATTDENFIYRSDDLINWTLLQKFGEGLGAKGVWECPDFFPMKVEGTDETKWVLLQNLNPGGLNGGSGIQYFIGDFDGTTFTLDPSFEKDLELQKAIWLDYGRDNYAGVTWSNIPDSDGRKLFIGWMSNWDYAQVVPTKKWRSAMTLARELKLVKNNNQYRVYSNPVKELDDNISKTINQKPVKTSDEVLIGEGQDIDFNRVKIEFRIPNINQAKYVFTLFNSVNEKVIFGYDNVKKEFFSDRSKAGDLSFSDKFGATQTIVPIYDDVYNELKVELVLDKTSFEVFYNDGKSSMTEIFFLSEPLTGVSVHANGNEFELSDIKISQLKFD, encoded by the coding sequence ATGAAAAATTTATTTATTTATTTTCTATTCTTTCTATTTTTAATTTTTGGTGGTTGTAAGAAGTCAAAAAATATAAAAGAATTATCAATTAATGGTAAGTCTATATTGAATGAAGAATCTTTATATCGACCAGATTTTCATTTCACTCCAAAGGCTAATTGGATGAATGATCCAAATGGGCTATTTTATTATAGAGGAATTTATCATATGTATTTTCAGTATTACCCTGAAGGAAATGTTTGGGGACCTATGCACTGGGGACATGCTATAAGTAAGGATTTAGTTAATTGGGAAGAAAAAGAAATTGCATTATATCCAGATTCTTTGGGTTATATTTTTTCAGGTAGTGCTGTAGTTGATATTCATAATACTTCTGGGTTTGGAACTTTAGAAAATCCGCCTATAGTTGCTATGTATACATATCATGATATGCCTGCAGAAAAAGCAGGGAAGGTAGATTATCAAACGCAAGCAATTGCATATTCACTAGATGATGGTTATACGTGGACAAAATATGAAGGAAATCCAGTGATAAAAAATCCTGGAATTAATAATTTTAGAGATCCAAAAGTCTCATGGGATTCTATTAATAATAGTTGGTTAATGACTTTGGCAACAACAGACGAAAACTTTATTTACCGTTCTGATGATTTGATTAACTGGACCTTATTACAAAAATTTGGAGAAGGATTAGGGGCTAAGGGAGTATGGGAATGCCCAGATTTTTTTCCAATGAAAGTTGAAGGAACTGATGAAACAAAATGGGTTTTGTTACAAAACTTAAATCCTGGAGGTTTAAATGGAGGTTCAGGTATTCAATATTTTATTGGAGACTTTGACGGAACTACTTTTACATTAGATCCATCTTTTGAAAAGGATTTGGAATTGCAAAAGGCAATTTGGTTGGACTATGGACGTGATAATTATGCTGGAGTTACTTGGTCAAATATTCCTGATAGTGATGGTAGAAAATTATTTATTGGTTGGATGTCAAATTGGGATTATGCACAAGTTGTACCTACCAAAAAATGGAGAAGTGCAATGACGCTAGCTCGAGAATTGAAATTAGTTAAAAATAATAATCAATATAGAGTATACTCTAACCCAGTAAAAGAATTAGATGACAATATTTCTAAAACAATAAATCAAAAACCAGTAAAAACTTCTGATGAAGTTTTGATTGGAGAAGGTCAAGATATTGATTTTAATCGTGTAAAAATTGAATTTAGAATACCAAATATTAATCAAGCGAAATATGTATTTACATTGTTTAATTCTGTAAATGAAAAAGTGATTTTTGGTTATGATAATGTAAAAAAAGAGTTTTTCTCTGATCGATCTAAAGCGGGTGATTTATCATTTTCAGATAAGTTTGGAGCAACACAAACCATTGTTCCAATATATGATGATGTATATAACGAACTTAAAGTAGAACTTGTTTTAGATAAAACATCATTTGAAGTATTTTACAATGATGGAAAATCTTCAATGACTGAGATTTTCTTCTTATCAGAACCGCTTACAGGTGTGTCAGTCCATGCAAACGGAAATGAATTTGAACTTAGTGATATAAAAATTAGTCAATTGAAGTTTGATTAA
- a CDS encoding LuxR C-terminal-related transcriptional regulator — MNFNQKLCLLLLLFCSSIQYGQFQFSVEVNNEFDNSTAYLSIVDDYKKSFSFLTEKIIQEAKIDSLGNFIFKGDFLSDENKFYKIHIDKCNDNITDSNHLLDHCEDSQEILFIANNTDYIHFPLNNFEQMLCALQYSRPQNIAIHKIDSVQETLLLNLQDSKSDIQRQAIYTNYFKKIKDYSQSFNEPLAELYSFNIYSDEKSFSRNLYIHDLKTSKYYESLLKKMEKTYPNSNYTLQFKADLKRDNYKPSSSKYSTILIGVLGLLLASITLNIYLLKFKNKKSTSRINYKEVLSPQEQKVFELMHQKMANKEIANSLFISVSTVKTHINNIYSKLSISSRNEMSQFF; from the coding sequence ATGAATTTTAATCAAAAATTGTGTCTACTACTACTCTTATTTTGCTCTTCTATACAATATGGGCAATTTCAATTTTCGGTTGAAGTGAATAATGAATTTGACAATTCAACAGCCTATTTATCCATTGTTGATGATTATAAAAAAAGTTTTTCTTTTTTAACTGAAAAAATTATTCAAGAAGCCAAAATTGATAGTTTAGGAAATTTTATCTTTAAAGGTGATTTTTTATCTGACGAAAACAAATTTTACAAAATCCATATTGATAAGTGTAATGATAATATAACAGATTCAAATCATTTATTAGATCATTGTGAGGATAGTCAAGAAATCTTATTTATTGCCAATAATACTGATTACATACATTTTCCTCTCAACAATTTTGAGCAAATGCTTTGCGCTTTACAATATTCTAGACCCCAAAATATTGCTATTCATAAAATAGATTCTGTACAAGAAACTTTGCTATTAAATTTACAAGATTCGAAAAGCGATATTCAAAGGCAAGCTATCTATACTAATTATTTTAAGAAAATAAAAGATTACAGTCAATCATTTAACGAACCATTAGCCGAACTCTATAGTTTTAACATTTATTCTGATGAAAAATCGTTTAGTAGAAACCTTTATATACATGATTTAAAAACATCAAAATATTATGAGAGTTTACTAAAAAAAATGGAAAAAACATATCCAAATTCAAATTATACTTTACAATTTAAGGCTGATTTAAAAAGGGATAATTACAAACCTTCTTCATCAAAATATTCAACAATTTTAATTGGAGTTTTAGGCCTATTACTTGCTTCTATAACATTAAATATTTACTTGTTGAAATTTAAAAATAAGAAATCAACTTCAAGAATTAATTACAAGGAAGTTCTATCTCCTCAAGAACAAAAAGTATTTGAATTAATGCATCAAAAAATGGCAAATAAAGAAATAGCCAACTCCTTATTTATAAGTGTTAGTACAGTAAAAACTCATATAAACAACATTTATTCAAAGTTATCTATTTCTTCACGAAATGAAATGTCTCAATTTTTTTAA
- a CDS encoding DUF1573 domain-containing protein has translation MKKLFLITALLVSSLTYSQIEDTSGIFEFNEETIDYGTINKNADGKRTFTFKNIGNSPIIITNVKGSCGCTVATKPENPILPGESSSIEVNYATNRIGGFSKTITITSNASEPKKVLRIKGNVLKSSVEASISKIQ, from the coding sequence ATGAAAAAATTATTTTTAATTACCGCATTATTAGTTAGTTCTTTAACATATTCTCAAATTGAAGACACATCAGGAATATTTGAATTTAATGAAGAAACTATTGACTATGGGACAATAAATAAAAATGCCGATGGAAAAAGGACTTTTACTTTTAAAAATATTGGTAATTCTCCAATCATTATAACCAATGTAAAAGGAAGTTGTGGATGTACTGTAGCAACTAAACCTGAAAATCCTATTCTCCCTGGTGAATCTTCTTCTATTGAAGTTAATTATGCTACAAACCGAATAGGTGGTTTCTCTAAAACAATTACTATTACATCTAATGCTAGCGAACCAAAAAAAGTACTTAGAATTAAAGGAAATGTTCTAAAATCGTCAGTTGAAGCAAGTATTTCAAAAATTCAATAA